In a genomic window of Agarivorans albus:
- the fabB gene encoding beta-ketoacyl-ACP synthase I, with product MKRAVITGLGIISSIGNNKEEVLASLQAGKSGITHSPEFAEQNLRSQVWGDLKINPAEHVDRKTMRFMGDAAAFSYLSMQQAIEDAKLAEDLVSNERTGLVVGSGGASSKNQVEAADILRAKGVRRVGPYMVPRTMSSTTSACLATPFKIKGVNYSISSACATSAHCIGHALELIQLGKQDVVFAGGGEELHWTLAMEFDAMGALSTKYNDNPELASRTYDADRDGFVISGGGGMVVVEELEHALARGAKIYGEVVGYGATSDGYDMVAPSGEGAVRCMRQAMQGLEGDIDYVNTHGTSTPVGDVKELGAIQEVFGGNSPLISATKAMTGHALGAAGVHEAIYSLLMMENDFVAPSININTLDEKAEGLNIVANEAKSAKLNRVMSNSFGFGGTNATLVIERFQD from the coding sequence ATGAAAAGAGCAGTTATCACCGGGCTAGGCATTATATCTAGTATCGGTAACAATAAAGAAGAAGTATTAGCATCCTTACAAGCAGGTAAATCGGGAATTACCCATTCACCTGAGTTTGCCGAGCAAAACTTACGTAGCCAAGTATGGGGTGATTTAAAAATTAACCCAGCTGAGCATGTTGATCGCAAAACCATGCGCTTCATGGGCGACGCTGCAGCATTTTCTTACCTTTCAATGCAACAAGCTATTGAAGATGCCAAGCTAGCCGAAGACTTAGTATCAAACGAGCGCACAGGTTTAGTTGTTGGCTCTGGCGGTGCGTCGTCTAAAAACCAAGTAGAAGCGGCTGATATTTTACGTGCCAAAGGCGTACGTCGTGTTGGCCCTTACATGGTACCTAGAACCATGTCGAGCACCACCTCTGCTTGCTTAGCGACACCGTTCAAAATCAAGGGGGTAAACTATTCCATTAGCAGCGCTTGTGCAACCAGTGCTCACTGTATTGGCCATGCTTTAGAGCTTATTCAATTAGGCAAGCAAGACGTTGTTTTTGCTGGTGGCGGTGAAGAGCTTCACTGGACCCTAGCCATGGAATTTGATGCTATGGGCGCATTGTCGACTAAATACAACGACAACCCAGAACTTGCCTCGCGTACTTATGATGCAGACCGCGATGGTTTTGTTATCTCTGGCGGCGGCGGCATGGTTGTGGTTGAAGAGCTTGAGCATGCGCTTGCACGTGGTGCCAAAATCTACGGTGAAGTAGTGGGTTATGGTGCAACGTCTGATGGTTACGATATGGTTGCGCCATCTGGTGAGGGCGCAGTGCGTTGTATGCGTCAAGCTATGCAAGGGCTAGAAGGTGACATTGATTATGTAAATACCCACGGTACTTCAACGCCGGTAGGCGATGTGAAAGAGTTGGGTGCAATTCAAGAAGTGTTTGGTGGCAACAGCCCATTAATTAGCGCAACTAAAGCGATGACTGGTCACGCATTAGGCGCGGCAGGGGTTCACGAAGCAATTTACTCTTTGCTTATGATGGAAAATGACTTCGTTGCACCAAGCATTAACATCAATACCTTGGATGAAAAAGCCGAAGGTTTGAACATTGTGGCTAATGAAGCCAAGAGCGCGAAGTTAAATCGCGTAATGTCTAACAGCTTTGGTTTTGGTGGTACTAACGCCACGCTTGTAATCGAACGTTTCCAAGACTAA
- a CDS encoding DUF922 domain-containing protein → MKPARWIRQGVVAVCILFSVCAQSASVQSSIEYYDVSAHDLNQLRNQLKAQGPQKQGNRYSIAAQYRMNWTPKVQIRNDRCEALQPELQLSADLVMPRWISQSNADFAAQQSWIGYIAAAQQYHQKITRLIEQSVDRFIQQTQGLSATECDKLEALINAKGRAALASAQQKVRTYQRQTRHGESLGLTIP, encoded by the coding sequence GTGAAACCAGCAAGATGGATCAGGCAAGGAGTAGTGGCCGTTTGTATACTGTTTTCTGTATGCGCACAGTCTGCCTCGGTGCAAAGTAGTATAGAGTATTATGATGTTAGCGCTCATGATTTAAACCAATTACGTAATCAGCTGAAAGCGCAAGGTCCCCAAAAACAAGGAAATCGTTACAGTATTGCTGCGCAATATAGAATGAATTGGACACCTAAGGTGCAAATTCGTAACGACCGTTGTGAGGCCCTTCAACCGGAGTTACAGCTAAGTGCTGATTTAGTGATGCCTCGTTGGATAAGCCAAAGTAATGCAGATTTTGCAGCCCAGCAATCTTGGATTGGCTATATTGCAGCTGCTCAGCAGTACCACCAAAAAATCACCCGTTTAATAGAACAAAGTGTCGACCGCTTTATTCAGCAAACTCAAGGCTTAAGTGCAACAGAGTGCGACAAACTAGAAGCGCTAATCAATGCCAAAGGCAGAGCGGCTTTAGCTAGCGCACAACAAAAGGTTCGTACGTATCAGCGTCAAACACGTCATGGCGAGTCTTTAGGTTTAACAATACCTTAA
- a CDS encoding response regulator — protein sequence MSLPILICDDSNLARKQMARSLPPGWDVEISFAKHGQEGVDLIRQGKGDVVFLDLNMPVMDGYEVLEEVQKNDLPALIIVVSGDVQPEAYTRVKQLGALDFIKKPTNKAKIGEILVAYGIVESQQLLELENDLAALDKMPAPVNDTLSPKIVDFRDHYQEIANVAMGRAADLLARLLDAFIVLPIPNVNILETSELHMALTSVEENEAMSAVCQGFIGSGIAGEALLLFHDSSFADMSKLMNYQGELDDNGQLEVLMDIANILIGACLKGVSDQLDVGFSQGHPVVLGQHCNIGDLINSNTQRWQKTLAIEINYTIEKHNIQCDLLLLITEDSLPTLNNKISYLFEHQ from the coding sequence ATGTCGTTACCAATTCTCATATGCGATGACTCCAACCTCGCAAGAAAGCAAATGGCCCGCAGCCTTCCACCAGGCTGGGATGTAGAGATAAGCTTCGCCAAACATGGCCAAGAAGGGGTTGACTTGATCCGTCAAGGTAAAGGAGACGTGGTTTTCCTCGATCTCAACATGCCAGTAATGGACGGATATGAAGTACTGGAAGAAGTGCAGAAGAACGATTTACCGGCACTGATTATTGTGGTGTCTGGCGATGTTCAACCCGAAGCCTATACCCGAGTTAAACAACTTGGAGCCCTCGATTTCATTAAAAAGCCCACTAACAAAGCTAAAATTGGTGAAATCTTGGTTGCCTACGGCATTGTTGAATCGCAGCAACTGCTTGAGCTTGAAAACGACTTAGCCGCTTTAGATAAAATGCCGGCACCGGTCAACGATACGCTTTCACCAAAAATTGTCGATTTTAGGGACCACTACCAAGAGATTGCCAACGTAGCGATGGGACGAGCAGCCGACTTACTAGCGCGCTTACTCGATGCATTTATCGTTTTACCTATCCCTAACGTTAATATTCTTGAAACTAGTGAATTGCATATGGCGCTGACTTCGGTTGAAGAAAACGAAGCGATGTCGGCGGTTTGCCAAGGCTTTATTGGCTCTGGTATCGCCGGAGAAGCGCTGCTTTTGTTCCATGATTCTAGTTTCGCTGATATGTCTAAGCTTATGAATTATCAAGGCGAATTAGATGACAATGGGCAACTAGAAGTGCTAATGGACATTGCCAACATTCTTATCGGTGCTTGCCTGAAAGGTGTATCCGACCAACTAGATGTTGGCTTTTCACAAGGCCACCCCGTGGTATTGGGACAACATTGTAATATCGGCGACTTGATAAACAGTAATACCCAACGCTGGCAAAAAACTTTGGCAATTGAAATCAACTACACTATTGAAAAGCACAACATTCAATGTGACTTATTATTGCTGATTACTGAAGATTCGCTGCCAACTCTAAATAACAAAATTTCTTACTTATTTGAGCACCAATGA
- the mnmC gene encoding bifunctional tRNA (5-methylaminomethyl-2-thiouridine)(34)-methyltransferase MnmD/FAD-dependent 5-carboxymethylaminomethyl-2-thiouridine(34) oxidoreductase MnmC yields the protein MSSSDNVNNTTTATIHWNPEGTPVATDYDDVYFSVDNGLAESRYVFIEQNQLTERWQNHQTASYVIAETGFGTGLNFLAAWQHYQQFLETNPDTALTRLHFISFEKHPLSLNDLSQALKQWPELKEFGDQLIAFYPQIMTPGCHRIAFHHPVPITLDIWIGDVHHNLPEVPNISGGLVNSWFLDGFAPSKNPDMWTQKLFEGMAVLSAEDASLATFTAAGFVRRGLIEVGFDTQKAKGFGRKRDMLVGRFKQQTAPQSLNSRLYSRKGIRAGEDIAIIGAGIAGVSLAYALVKRGINVSLYEKNSAAALEASGNRQGAVYPLLSPNQPHVSEFFQHAFNYHHQVLAQLAQQQLEVEHDYCGLLQLAYNEKSQAKNLNIAQAGYPKNLVYPVDKATASELAGVSLDDEALFYPHAGWVNAKQCVQTILKAAEQSGLLSVHYEHELSEFELENKGCRLHLGSQVKQHNNIVFCQSHHLLNLPQAEQLPITPVRGQVSHIETTPQLSKLSKVLCYEGYLTPANQQQHCIGASYIRNDLSLELKANEAKSNLKAIRKCQPQPWNEQLKLANIPGRAATRCAVRDHFPLIGQLPNLEQLFSEQYQQQWQEVNPPSYGGVFVAIGFGSRGICSAPFATELLAAQLCNEPIPLKQSTLNCVHPHRFWNRRLVKNRPLALNYREFKNR from the coding sequence TTGTCTTCATCGGATAATGTGAATAACACCACAACAGCCACGATTCATTGGAATCCAGAAGGTACCCCTGTGGCTACCGATTACGACGATGTCTATTTTTCTGTAGACAATGGTTTGGCCGAAAGCCGTTACGTTTTTATTGAACAAAATCAACTCACTGAGCGCTGGCAAAACCATCAAACCGCTAGCTACGTTATCGCCGAGACAGGCTTTGGCACTGGCTTAAACTTTTTGGCGGCATGGCAGCATTACCAGCAATTTCTCGAAACAAACCCCGATACGGCGTTAACTCGACTACATTTTATTAGCTTTGAAAAGCACCCTTTATCACTAAACGATCTAAGCCAAGCCCTAAAACAATGGCCTGAACTTAAAGAGTTCGGTGACCAGCTAATTGCATTCTACCCTCAGATTATGACGCCAGGATGTCATCGAATTGCCTTTCACCACCCGGTCCCCATTACCTTAGACATTTGGATCGGCGATGTGCACCACAACCTGCCAGAAGTCCCGAACATCAGCGGAGGCTTGGTTAACTCTTGGTTTTTAGATGGCTTCGCTCCCAGCAAAAATCCTGATATGTGGACACAAAAATTATTTGAGGGCATGGCTGTACTTTCGGCTGAAGATGCTTCCTTAGCCACCTTTACCGCAGCAGGCTTTGTGAGAAGAGGTTTGATTGAAGTAGGCTTTGATACGCAAAAAGCAAAAGGTTTTGGCCGAAAGCGTGACATGTTAGTGGGCCGTTTTAAACAGCAAACAGCGCCTCAAAGCCTAAACTCCCGACTATACAGCCGCAAAGGGATTAGAGCGGGAGAAGACATCGCAATTATTGGCGCGGGCATTGCTGGTGTTAGCCTCGCCTATGCTTTAGTTAAACGTGGAATAAACGTTAGTTTATATGAAAAAAATAGCGCTGCGGCTTTAGAGGCCTCCGGCAATCGACAAGGCGCAGTGTATCCTTTACTTAGCCCTAACCAACCTCATGTTAGTGAGTTTTTTCAGCATGCCTTTAATTATCATCATCAAGTGTTGGCGCAATTGGCACAACAGCAATTAGAAGTTGAACACGATTACTGCGGCTTATTGCAATTGGCTTACAACGAAAAGTCTCAAGCAAAAAATCTCAATATTGCACAAGCTGGCTACCCTAAAAACTTGGTTTACCCGGTAGATAAGGCTACCGCCAGCGAGCTTGCTGGCGTGAGTTTAGATGATGAAGCTTTATTTTATCCTCACGCAGGCTGGGTGAATGCAAAACAATGTGTGCAAACCATTCTAAAAGCAGCGGAGCAATCTGGTCTGTTAAGTGTGCACTACGAGCATGAGTTAAGCGAATTTGAACTGGAGAACAAAGGCTGTAGACTACATTTGGGCTCACAAGTAAAACAACACAACAATATAGTTTTCTGTCAGTCTCACCATCTATTGAATTTGCCCCAAGCGGAGCAGCTTCCCATCACCCCTGTGCGTGGGCAAGTCAGCCATATCGAAACAACGCCGCAATTAAGTAAGCTCAGTAAAGTATTGTGTTACGAAGGTTACTTAACACCTGCCAATCAACAGCAGCATTGCATTGGTGCCAGTTACATTCGCAATGATTTAAGCCTTGAGCTAAAAGCCAACGAAGCAAAGAGCAACTTAAAGGCAATTAGAAAGTGTCAGCCCCAACCGTGGAATGAGCAACTAAAGCTGGCAAATATACCAGGCCGAGCAGCAACCCGCTGCGCAGTGCGCGACCACTTCCCATTGATAGGCCAATTGCCAAATTTGGAACAATTATTTAGTGAGCAATACCAACAGCAATGGCAAGAGGTGAACCCTCCAAGTTATGGTGGAGTATTTGTTGCTATTGGTTTTGGTTCAAGAGGAATATGCAGCGCACCATTTGCTACGGAGTTGTTAGCCGCCCAACTATGTAACGAACCGATACCACTTAAGCAAAGTACTTTAAATTGCGTTCATCCACATCGTTTTTGGAACAGACGTTTAGTAAAAAATCGCCCGTTAGCCTTAAATTATCGTGAATTCAAAAATAGATAA
- a CDS encoding 4-phosphoerythronate dehydrogenase: MKIVVDENIPFAQQILSQHGEVVAVDGRTMQPQQLVDVDALLVRSVTKVNQQLLAQANKLKFVGTATIGTEHVEQNYLAERGIAFASAPGCNAIAVGEYVATALLAATEYRYQSLVGKTIAIVGAGNTGSQVAKRAAALGMQVMLYDPPAAEQGTLANSVSFEQVLDADVISLHVPSTKNGKHPTYHLFNQQVLSKLTPEQILVNACRGEVIDNQALLEFAAQGKSPLLVLDVWEGEPTILEPLVKYAFIATPHIAGYSLEGKMRGTSMVYQAMCQALKIEANDLSEQLLPVPEFSQITLKGELTDSQLTKLTQLVYNIFADDRRFRQHGASPSGFDKLRKFYPQRREFSALQVVNQHKQANLGALGFNIQENK; this comes from the coding sequence ATGAAGATAGTTGTCGACGAAAATATCCCCTTTGCTCAACAAATTTTAAGCCAACACGGTGAAGTTGTGGCCGTAGATGGCCGAACTATGCAGCCGCAGCAGTTAGTTGATGTTGACGCTTTATTAGTTCGCTCAGTGACCAAGGTAAATCAGCAGCTCCTTGCTCAAGCTAACAAATTAAAGTTTGTTGGTACCGCCACCATTGGCACCGAACATGTAGAGCAAAACTACTTAGCTGAGCGAGGCATTGCTTTTGCTAGCGCGCCAGGCTGCAATGCGATTGCCGTAGGAGAGTATGTAGCAACTGCTTTGTTAGCTGCCACTGAGTATCGTTATCAATCATTAGTTGGAAAAACCATTGCGATTGTTGGTGCCGGAAATACGGGGTCACAAGTGGCAAAGCGTGCTGCAGCTTTAGGTATGCAAGTAATGCTTTATGATCCACCGGCTGCCGAGCAAGGAACTCTCGCTAATTCGGTAAGCTTTGAGCAGGTACTTGATGCAGACGTTATTAGTTTACATGTACCATCAACTAAAAATGGTAAGCACCCCACATATCATCTGTTTAATCAACAGGTACTTAGCAAACTCACACCAGAGCAGATTTTGGTTAATGCTTGTCGTGGGGAGGTCATAGATAACCAAGCCTTGCTAGAATTTGCAGCGCAAGGGAAATCACCGTTGTTGGTATTGGACGTATGGGAAGGTGAACCCACTATACTTGAGCCGCTAGTGAAGTATGCCTTTATTGCCACTCCGCATATTGCTGGTTATAGCTTAGAGGGGAAAATGCGTGGCACCAGTATGGTGTACCAAGCCATGTGCCAAGCATTAAAGATTGAAGCTAACGATTTAAGTGAGCAGTTGTTACCTGTGCCTGAGTTTTCGCAGATCACCCTCAAAGGGGAGTTAACTGATTCTCAGCTAACAAAATTGACCCAACTGGTTTACAACATTTTTGCTGACGATCGCCGTTTTCGCCAGCATGGAGCAAGCCCTTCAGGGTTTGATAAGCTCCGCAAATTTTATCCGCAACGCAGAGAGTTTTCTGCGCTGCAGGTGGTTAATCAACATAAGCAAGCAAACCTAGGTGCGCTTGGCTTTAACATTCAAGAGAACAAGTAA
- a CDS encoding GGDEF domain-containing protein: MSQHQNEMNEFHWMLDMIQTIDVGLVVLDKDYQVQVWNNFMETHSGLRPDQAQGKKLFSLFPQLPEDWLRHKIDSVFFLKNRAFTTWEQRPHVFPFKNYRPITGTVDFMYQNITIIPLTSLTGIVTHISLIIYDVTDNAVNKLEAQKVNEELKILSRTDKLTQLYNRGYWQDRLEQEFNRFVRNTAPSSLVMFDIDHFKQVNDTYGHPAGDKIITLVGDTLRKVMRKTDIAGRYGGEEFGVILTDTDSEHAKIFCERLRTAIEALKPVVDGVEIPFTVSLGVAELDDQTASAKDWLANTDQALYQSKHNGRNQTSLFAHKTPD; encoded by the coding sequence ATGAGCCAACATCAAAATGAAATGAACGAGTTCCACTGGATGCTGGACATGATACAAACTATCGATGTCGGACTAGTGGTGCTCGATAAAGACTACCAAGTACAAGTGTGGAACAACTTCATGGAAACCCACAGTGGCTTGCGTCCCGACCAAGCCCAAGGTAAAAAGCTGTTCTCGCTATTTCCTCAGCTTCCAGAAGATTGGCTGCGCCACAAAATTGATTCGGTGTTTTTTCTAAAAAACCGCGCATTTACCACCTGGGAACAGCGACCGCACGTATTCCCCTTTAAAAACTATCGCCCAATCACCGGTACGGTAGATTTTATGTACCAAAACATCACCATCATTCCGCTTACGTCATTAACCGGTATCGTTACTCATATTAGTTTAATTATTTATGATGTTACCGATAACGCGGTGAATAAACTTGAAGCGCAAAAGGTCAATGAAGAGCTAAAAATACTAAGCCGTACCGACAAGCTTACTCAGTTATACAACCGAGGGTACTGGCAAGATAGATTAGAACAAGAGTTTAATCGCTTTGTACGAAACACCGCACCTAGCTCTCTAGTGATGTTTGATATTGACCACTTTAAACAAGTGAACGATACCTACGGTCATCCGGCTGGCGATAAAATTATTACTTTAGTGGGTGATACATTACGCAAGGTTATGCGTAAAACCGATATTGCAGGGCGTTATGGCGGCGAAGAATTTGGCGTTATTTTAACCGATACAGATTCAGAACATGCCAAAATCTTTTGTGAACGCTTACGAACCGCGATTGAGGCCTTAAAACCAGTAGTAGATGGAGTGGAAATTCCATTTACTGTGAGTTTGGGAGTGGCAGAGCTAGATGATCAAACTGCCAGTGCTAAAGACTGGTTAGCTAATACCGACCAAGCCTTATATCAAAGTAAACACAACGGTCGAAACCAAACCAGTCTGTTTGCTCATAAAACACCTGATTAA
- a CDS encoding elongation factor P hydroxylase — protein sequence MLDDVKQLILLFNETFADFNTELVAGEDEPIYLPAGEGRVKHQIVFAHGFYASALHEIAHWCIAGEQRRQLEDYGYWYKADGRNQQQQLDFEKVEYKPQAVECGLARAAGRTFQVSVDNLSGFQSDRHAFAAAVEEQYQLYLQQGFPARAQKFMTVLNKAKQALVEVAND from the coding sequence ATGCTGGATGACGTAAAGCAGCTTATTTTACTGTTTAATGAAACCTTTGCTGATTTTAATACTGAGCTAGTTGCTGGAGAAGATGAGCCGATTTATCTACCAGCAGGAGAAGGCAGGGTTAAGCACCAAATAGTGTTTGCTCATGGTTTTTATGCCAGTGCCTTACACGAGATTGCTCATTGGTGCATTGCCGGTGAGCAGCGCCGACAGCTAGAAGATTATGGTTATTGGTATAAGGCCGATGGGCGAAACCAGCAGCAGCAATTGGACTTTGAAAAAGTGGAATATAAGCCACAAGCCGTGGAGTGTGGCTTAGCGCGCGCTGCAGGACGTACTTTTCAAGTGAGTGTTGATAACTTATCTGGCTTTCAAAGTGACCGCCATGCGTTTGCTGCTGCGGTTGAAGAGCAGTATCAGCTATATTTGCAGCAAGGCTTCCCGGCAAGGGCTCAAAAATTCATGACGGTGTTAAACAAGGCAAAGCAAGCATTGGTTGAGGTTGCAAATGATTAA
- a CDS encoding Asd/ArgC dimerization domain-containing protein, which yields MQQFHNVAIIGAESEQSQQLLSLLEQREFPAAQIFPLNIDVAEELDEEEQESRLKWQGQSLEIAEAPLVNWSEVSVAWLLSSEEAAVDMAEQARQLGCVIIDMAHANQEAYSWVHAAVNPEQVAEGLSERWLNCPSSLAGQLALLLHIIQQDVELERVEVNAMLSAANKGKLGVDELAGQTARLLNGLPVEPKLFAQQLAFNLLPEQGEEALLGASQFEAELSEQCRAMLQSPELNINVSAQHVPVFYGDTLSLHLYGTYSLDLLSIKEWLTNHQAFELVEDELVTPVSNIANSESIVLSRLRQNPNTENGVNLTLMANNPQSGVVANAALIAETLIKQYI from the coding sequence ATGCAACAGTTTCATAATGTCGCAATTATCGGCGCAGAAAGTGAGCAAAGTCAGCAGTTGCTAAGCCTACTAGAGCAAAGAGAGTTTCCTGCTGCGCAGATTTTTCCTTTAAACATCGACGTAGCAGAAGAGCTCGACGAAGAAGAGCAGGAAAGTCGCTTAAAGTGGCAAGGTCAAAGCCTTGAAATTGCTGAGGCACCGTTAGTTAACTGGTCGGAAGTGAGTGTAGCTTGGTTGCTCTCTAGTGAAGAAGCAGCCGTTGATATGGCTGAACAGGCCCGCCAACTTGGTTGTGTAATTATCGACATGGCGCATGCCAACCAAGAAGCTTATTCATGGGTGCATGCCGCGGTTAACCCTGAACAAGTGGCTGAAGGTTTGTCTGAGCGTTGGTTAAATTGCCCAAGTAGTTTAGCCGGACAATTAGCCTTGCTACTGCACATAATCCAACAAGATGTTGAGTTAGAACGAGTAGAAGTAAATGCCATGCTGAGCGCGGCGAATAAAGGCAAGCTAGGTGTTGATGAACTAGCAGGTCAAACAGCGCGTTTGCTAAACGGTTTGCCGGTTGAGCCTAAACTGTTTGCTCAACAACTTGCGTTTAACCTATTGCCAGAGCAGGGCGAGGAAGCGTTACTGGGTGCTAGCCAATTTGAGGCTGAGTTAAGTGAGCAGTGTCGAGCTATGTTGCAGTCTCCTGAGCTTAACATCAATGTCAGTGCGCAACATGTTCCGGTATTCTACGGCGATACTTTGTCACTGCATTTGTACGGAACCTATTCCTTAGATTTGCTAAGCATTAAAGAATGGTTAACGAACCACCAAGCCTTTGAACTAGTAGAAGATGAACTGGTTACGCCGGTAAGTAACATTGCAAACAGCGAATCGATAGTTCTAAGCCGTTTACGCCAAAATCCAAATACAGAAAATGGTGTTAACTTAACTTTAATGGCCAATAACCCGCAATCAGGTGTGGTAGCGAACGCCGCTTTAATCGCAGAAACTTTAATAAAACAATATATTTAA
- a CDS encoding ATP-NAD kinase family protein: MIKLGLIVNPIAGVGGSVALKGSDGVSDQALAKGATKKANLRAEQALQALSQVQQAFIVYTASGEMGEDLCQKLSLPHEVIYQANQPSDALDTQQAAQQLAKLGLELLIFAGGDGTARDVLSAVGEGTKCLGIPAGCKIHSGVYGVTPAASGIVIEKLVKGEMLSLKSADVMDIDEQAFRQGRVRAKCFGEMLVPDELRYVQSVKQSGIESEELVLQDIAAEVIELLEDEQFIAGSGSTVAAIMQELSLPNTLLGVDLVKDHQIVQEDLTEAELINRISNVKTKLLITPIGGQGHLFGRGNQQLSPAVIRKLGRENIVVVATKTKLKSLHGRPLIVDTGDTELDKNLSGSIKVITGYRDYIMYRVSNPENEVTDAQELCHPAADLPEQPRH, encoded by the coding sequence ATGATTAAACTGGGTTTGATTGTAAATCCTATTGCTGGTGTTGGTGGTAGCGTTGCGCTAAAAGGCTCTGACGGTGTGAGTGACCAGGCACTTGCTAAGGGTGCAACAAAAAAAGCCAACTTGCGCGCCGAACAAGCTTTGCAGGCGCTAAGCCAAGTTCAACAAGCGTTTATTGTTTACACCGCGTCTGGCGAAATGGGTGAAGACTTGTGTCAAAAGCTATCCTTGCCTCATGAAGTGATTTATCAAGCTAATCAACCCTCAGATGCGCTTGATACTCAACAAGCCGCGCAGCAGCTGGCTAAGCTTGGTTTAGAGCTACTCATTTTTGCGGGCGGAGATGGTACCGCTCGAGACGTGCTTAGTGCTGTGGGTGAGGGGACTAAGTGTTTAGGTATTCCAGCTGGTTGTAAGATTCATTCTGGCGTTTATGGCGTTACGCCTGCCGCTAGTGGCATTGTTATTGAGAAGCTAGTTAAAGGCGAAATGCTAAGCCTTAAAAGCGCCGATGTAATGGATATTGATGAGCAAGCTTTTCGCCAAGGAAGAGTGCGTGCTAAGTGTTTTGGCGAGATGCTTGTGCCAGATGAATTGCGTTATGTTCAGTCGGTTAAGCAAAGTGGTATTGAATCTGAAGAGCTGGTTTTACAAGATATTGCCGCCGAAGTGATAGAGTTGTTAGAAGATGAGCAGTTTATCGCAGGATCAGGCTCCACTGTAGCCGCTATTATGCAGGAGTTATCACTGCCTAATACTCTTCTAGGAGTAGATTTGGTTAAAGATCACCAAATCGTCCAAGAGGATTTGACCGAAGCTGAGCTGATTAATAGAATAAGCAACGTAAAAACTAAGCTATTGATTACACCCATTGGTGGTCAGGGACATTTATTTGGCCGTGGCAATCAACAACTAAGCCCTGCGGTTATTCGCAAGCTTGGCCGGGAAAACATTGTAGTTGTAGCAACAAAAACTAAACTTAAATCTTTGCATGGACGCCCGTTGATTGTTGATACTGGCGATACAGAACTAGATAAGAATTTATCTGGAAGCATCAAGGTAATTACTGGTTACCGAGATTATATTATGTATCGAGTATCGAACCCTGAAAATGAGGTTACCGATGCTCAAGAATTATGTCACCCTGCTGCAGACTTACCTGAACAGCCACGACACTAA